Within the Dolichospermum compactum NIES-806 genome, the region AATTACATCTTAATAGTAGTGAGAAAATTTCACACCTATTTTGACATAGCGTAATAGATGTCATTGAAGTGAAATAAATACTTTGATATTTGGTAACTAAATTACTGAATGATAATCTCTTATCAAATTATTAACTTATACACAGCAATAGTTAGAAATTTGATGTTGCATCAAAGCCTTTAGCTTCAGTATTTATGAGTTCCAAATATAAAAAAAGTATTCACTCTAATTTTCAAACAAGTACATACAGCGTATTGCAGAGTTTGCTGGCAAATCAATACAGCATCTTTTGTATAGCAATTTATAACAATTAAATAACCTCTATTTAAGATAATAGGAGATTAGTTGCATGACTCAAATGATCGAAAAATCTGCCGAAAAGAGACTTCATCTTCCTTATTTAGACGGATTGAGGGGATTAGCGTCTTTATATATTGTCCTCGTACATATTGAACCATCAATTGAAGGGCAATTGCCTATAATGTGGTCATTATTTGGAGAAACCATGAAATATGGTGCATTTAGTGTTGTCATTTTCATTGTTCTTTCTGGTTATGTTTTGATGCTGCCAGTAGCGCGTTCTGAAAATGGTCAGTTATCAGGAAGTTTCATGAATTATATTAAGAAGCGATCGCGGCGAATTTTACCACCCTACTATATAACACTGTTGATCTGTTTACTATTAACAACAATTATCTTGGGTTTAGAAAAATTTACCGATTTTCAATGGAATGCAGAAGCAGGACTAGGAGCATTTTCTCCCAGATTTTCTTTTATGGATGTATTGCTTAAACTACTCCTAGTTCATAATCTTGACAGTAACTCATATCTAACTATTAACCCACCCATGTGGACTGTCGCCACAGAATGGCAAATATACTTTTTATTTCCGCTATTTTTATTACCTATATGGCGACAGTTGGGATTATTTGGGGTTGTGATTATTACCTTTTTAATTGGTTTAACTCCTATATATTTGTTGAATGGATTACTTGAATCAGCAAATCCTTGGTTTTTATGTATATTCTGTTTAGGAATGGCAGCAGCAGATATTGGATTTTC harbors:
- a CDS encoding acyltransferase family protein, encoding MTQMIEKSAEKRLHLPYLDGLRGLASLYIVLVHIEPSIEGQLPIMWSLFGETMKYGAFSVVIFIVLSGYVLMLPVARSENGQLSGSFMNYIKKRSRRILPPYYITLLICLLLTTIILGLEKFTDFQWNAEAGLGAFSPRFSFMDVLLKLLLVHNLDSNSYLTINPPMWTVATEWQIYFLFPLFLLPIWRQLGLFGVVIITFLIGLTPIYLLNGLLESANPWFLCIFCLGMAAADIGFSQKPKLVALRNSLPWGWLSIIFTCIAVITEWRRIGLHIWINQTFAGLAFACLFISLTKSIIEDKKPSLILQILQHPLAIALGTFSYSLYLTHGPVLVLVRYCLFYLPISPDMFAAGCYLLGTVMSLIIAYWFYLYFERPFMSNFLKKRKIKDAVI